A region from the Capra hircus breed San Clemente chromosome 9, ASM170441v1, whole genome shotgun sequence genome encodes:
- the DSE gene encoding dermatan-sulfate epimerase isoform X2: MYETSYRRGWGFQYLHNHQPTNCMALLTGSLVLMNQGYLQEAYLWTKQVLTIMEKSLVLLREVTDGSLYEGVAYGSYTTRSLFQYMFLVQRHFDINHFGHPWLKQHFAFMYRTILPGFQRTVAIADSNYNWFYGPESQLVFLDKFVMRNGSGNWLADQIRRNRVVEGPGTPSKGQRWCTLHTEFLWYDASLKSVPPPDFGTPTLHYFEDWGVVTYGSALPAEINRSFLSFKSGKLGGRAIYDIVHRNKYKDWIKGWRNFNAGHEHPDQNSFTFAPNGVPFITEALYGPKYTFFNNVLMFSPAASKSCFSPWEGQVTEDCSSKWSKYKHDPAASCQGRVVAAVEKNGVVFIRGEGVGAYNPQLHLRNVQRNLILLHPQLLLLVDQIHLGEDSPLERAASFFHNVDFPFEETVVDGVHGALIRQRDGLYKMYWMDDTGYSEKGTFASVTYPRGYPYNGTNYVNVTTHLRSPVTRAAYLFIGPSVDVQSFSIHGDAQQLDVFVATSEHAYATYLWTGETAGQSAFAQVIADRQKILFDRSSAIRSSIVPEVKDYVALVEQNLQHFKPVFQLLEKQILSRVRNTASFRKTAERLLRFSDKRQTEEAIDRIFAISQQQQQQQSKSKKNRRGGKRYKFVDAVPDIFAQIEVNERKVRQKAQILAQKELPIDEDEEMKDLLDFADITYEKHKNGDVMNGRFGQARMVTTTHSRAPALSASYTRLFLILNIAIFFVMLAMQLTYFQRAQSLHGQRCLYAVLLIDSCILLWLYSSCSQSQC; this comes from the exons ATGTATGAGACTTCATACAGGAGAGGATGGGGATTTCAATACCTGCACAATCATCAACCCACCAACTGCATGGCCTTGCTCACAGGAAGCCTGGTTCTGATGAATCAAG GGTACCTTCAGGAAGCTTACTTATGGACCAAACAAGTTCTGACCATCATGGAGAAGTCTCTGGTCTTGCTCCGAGAGGTGACAGATGGCTCCCTCTATGAAGGAGTTGCGTATGGCAGCTACACCACCAGATCACTCTTCCAGTATATGTTTCTTGTTCAAAGGCACTTTGACATCAACCACTTTGGCCACCCATGGCTTAAACAACACTTTGCATTTATGTATAGAACCATTCTGCCAG GGTTTCAAAGAACTGTGGCTATTGCAGACTCAAATTACAACTGGTTTTATGGTCCGGAAAGCCAATTAGTGTTCCTGGATAAATTTGTCATGCGTAACGGCAGTGGCAACTGGTTGGCTGACCAGATCAGAAGGAACCGTGTGGTGGAAGGTCCAGGGACGCCGTCCAAAGGGCAACGCTGGTGTACTCTTCACACGGAATTTCTCTG GTACGATGCCAGCTTGAAATCTGTCCCCCCTCCTGATTTCGGCACCCCGACATTGCATTATTTTGAAGATTGGGGCGTTGTGACTTACGGAAGTGCGCTGCCTGCAGAAATCAAtagatctttcctttccttcaagtCAGGAAAACTAGGGGGACGTGCAATATATGACATTGTCCACAGAAACAAATACAAAGACTGGATCAAAGGCTGGAGGAATTTTAACGCAGGGCATGAACATCCTGATCAAAACTCGTTTACCTTCGCTCCCAATGGTGTGCCTTTCATTACTGAGGCTCTCTACGGGCCGAAGTACACCTTCTTCAACAATGTTTTGATGTTTTCCCCAGCTGCCTCCAAGAGTTGCTTTTCTCCCTGGGAGGGCCAGGTCACAGAAGACTGTTCATCAAAATGGTCTAAATATAAGCATGACCCAGCAGCTAGCTGTCAGGGGAGAGTGGTTGCTGCAGTAGAGAAAAATGGGGTGGTTTTCATCCGAGGAGAGGGTGTGGGTGCTTATAACCCCCAGCTTCACCTGAGGAACGTTCAGAGAAATCTGATCCTCCTGCATCCGCAGCTTCTCCTCCTTGTGGATCAGATACACCTGGGAGAGGACAGCCCCTTGGAGAGGGCAGCAAGCTTCTTTCACAATGTGGATTTTCCTTTCGAGGAGACGGTGGTAGATGGGGTCCACGGAGCTCTCATTAGGCAGCGAGATGGCCTCTATAAAATGTACTGGATGGATGATACTGGCTACAGTGAGAAAGGAACCTTTGCCTCAGTGACATACCCTCGCGGCTATCCCTACAATGGGACAAACTACGTGAATGTCACCACGCACCTCCGAAGTCCCGTCACCAGGGCAGCTTACCTCTTCATAGGGCCATCCGTCGATGTTCAGAGCTTCAGCATCCACGGAGACGCTCAGCAACTGGATGTGTTCGTGGCCACCAGCGAGCATGCCTACGCCACTTACCTGTGGACAGGAGAGACCGCAGGGCAGTCGGCCTTTGCGCAGGTCATTGCTGACCGGCAGAAAATTCTGTTTGACCGGAGTTCAGCCATCAGGAGCAGCATTGTCCCAGAGGTGAAGGACTACGTGGCTCTGGTGGAACAGAACCTGCAGCATTTTAAGCCCGTGTTCCAGCTGCTGGAAAAGCAGATCCTGTCCCGAGTCCGGAACACAGCCAGCTTTAGGAAGACTGCTGAGCGCCTGCTGAGATTTTCAGATAAGAGACAGACCGAGGAGGCCATTGACAGGATTTTTGCCAtatcacagcagcagcagcagcagcagagcaagtcCAAGAAGAACCGAAGGGGAGGCAAGCGCTATAAATTCGTGGATGCTGTCCCTGATATTTTTGCACAGATTGAAGTCAATGAAAGAAAGGTTCGTCAGAAAGCTCAGATCTTAGCACAGAAAGAACTGCCCATAGAtgaagatgaagaaatgaaagaccTTTTAGATTTCGCAGACATAACATACGAGAAACACAAAAACGGTGATGTGATGAATGGCCGGTTTGGCCAGGCTCGGATGGTGACAACTACTCACAGCAGAGCCCCAGCGCTGTCCGCCTCATACACCAGACTGTTTCTGATTCTCAACATTGCTATTTTCTTTGTCATGTTGGCAATGCAACTGACTTATTTCCAGAGGGCTCAGAGTCTTCATGGCCAAAGATGTCTCTATGCAGTCCTTCTAATAGATAGCTGTATTTTATTATGGTTGTATTCTTCTTGTTCCCAATCACAGTGTTAG